One genomic region from Chrysemys picta bellii isolate R12L10 chromosome 16, ASM1138683v2, whole genome shotgun sequence encodes:
- the LOC135976097 gene encoding centromere/kinetochore protein zw10 homolog isoform X3 gives MQSAEDLVSQVDCLSGNIDLLKSRIENEVRRDLNVAIVEFTELKQQLERDSLVLSVLKQLQEVRKEAGKMASDRKVFLYFVPLTSSWVSIVNK, from the exons ATGCAGAGCGCTGAGGACTTGGTGTCACAAGTGGACTGTCTGTCCGGCAACATCGACCTACTGAAATCCAGGATCGAAAATGAG GTCCGGCGAGATCTGAACGTGGCCATTGTGGAATTTACTGAactgaagcagcagctggagcgaGACTCGTTGGTTCTGAGTGTGCTGAAACAGCTGCAAGAGGTGAGGAAGGAGGCTGGGAAAATGGCTTCAGATCGCAAAGTGTTTCTGTACTTTGTTCCACTGACCTCTTCCTGGGTCTCCATAGTGAATAAATAA